The Montipora capricornis isolate CH-2021 unplaced genomic scaffold, ASM3666992v2 scaffold_496, whole genome shotgun sequence genome has a segment encoding these proteins:
- the LOC138036700 gene encoding uncharacterized protein has product MDFSDPQGGKGPCDRFAATMKNHVRSYVNEGHDVVTPEQFQEALLSHGGISGARIALLPDPVCDKLNAKWPGISKVNNFEFSCEGVKVWRAYQVGEGKLLPWSKFEGIDGSITVVTDVVFSDGGFRPVKPRKATEKCQSSCKSGKSTSLAEERSDNDDENERSGAEVENGREKLFACPNEGCIKTYQRFGSMVNHTLYGQCVFQAERESLIDTAKVLYCRKLLGENSALTPTTETAAAKSSLPSPHNALDKGWALRSTKTSKPFSEKQRRFLEEKFTIGETTGRKLDPVTVARQMRVARGSDGQRQFTPEELLTANQIQGFFSRRAKSKNQTVIEVEDDFVAAEVEDAMASVRNEVINQTQPIHPVTFDGYNLCDLVATGRLCKLTVSVLRDICCHFEPEMSSKLQQLPRRKAPYVEILEKHVRACSCFDTLPAS; this is encoded by the exons ATGGACTTTTCTGACCCACAAGGAGGCAAAGGTCCATGTGACCGGTTTGCTGCCACAATGAAGAATCATGTGCGCTCTTACGTAAACGAAGGTCATGACGTAGTTACCCCTGAGCAGTTCCAGGAGGCACTGCTCTCGCATGGAGGAATTTCTGGCGCTAGAATTGCTTTGCTGCCTGATCCAGTTTGCGACAAACTTAACGCTAAGTGGCCAGGCATCAGTAAAGTGAACAATTTTGAGTTCTCCTGTGAGGGGGTAAAAGTGTGGAGGGCATACCAAGTTGGTGAAGGAAAACTACTCCCGTGGTCTAAATTCGAAG gtATTGATGGTTCTATCACAGTTGTAACGGATGTGGTGTTTTCCGATGGTGGATTCCGTCCAGTGAAGCCACGAAAGGCAACTGAGAAATGTCAGTCATCCTGCAAGAGTGGAAAAAGCACTAGCCTCGCAGAGGAGCGAAGCGATAACGATGACGAAAACGAGAGATCAGGTGCTGAAGTTGAAAACGGAAGGGAAAAATTGTTTGCCTGCCCAAACGAAGGTTGTATTAAAACCTATCAACGCTTTGGTTCAATGGTTAACCACACGCTTTACGGTCAATGTGTGTTTCAGGCTGAGAGAGAGTCCCTTATTGATACAGCGAAGGTCCTGTACTGCAGAAAGCTCCTAGGTGAAAACAGTGCCCTCACGCCAACTACGGAAACAGCGGCGGCAAAGTCTTCGTTACCATCGCCACACAATGCACTGGATAAGGGCTGGGCGTTGAGATCAACCAAAACGTCCAAACCTTTCAGTGAGAAGCAGAGGCGTTTCCTCGAGGAAAAGTTCACAATCGGTGAGACGACAGGGAGAAAACTTGACCCCGTGACAGTAGCTCGACAAATGAGAGTGGCCAGGGGCAGCGATGGGCAGCGGCAGTTTACCCCTGAAGAACTACTGACTGCCAACCAGATTCAAGGCTTTTTTTCCCGCCGCGCAAAATCTAAGAATCAAACAGTGATTGaagttgaagatgatttcgtggCAGCTGAAGTTGAAGATGCCATGGCAAGCGTGCGTAATGAAGTGATAAACCAAACGCAACCGATTCATCCAGTCACCTTTGACGGCTACAATCTTTGTGATCTTGTTGCTACAGGGAGGCTGTGTAAGCTTACAGTATCCGTTTTACGAGACATTTGTTGCCACTTTGAACCAGAGATGAGTTCAAAATTACAGCAACTGCCACGCCGAAAAGCACCATATGTGGAGATATTGGAGAAACATGTCCGagcttgttcttgttttgacacgCTACCTGCCAGCTGA